The Herbaspirillum sp. RTI4 genome has a segment encoding these proteins:
- a CDS encoding YchJ family protein — translation MARSPSSSAAKMPCPCGGASYATCCGRFLDGAALPDTAVELMRSRYTAYIRCDEAWLRATWHPDTLPDEPLTGENDVKWIGLDIRAHAQPDNGDEATVEFIARFKVGGKAQRLHEISRFVRQPDASGRARWYYLDGSFPGA, via the coding sequence ATGGCGCGCTCACCCTCCTCCTCTGCGGCAAAAATGCCCTGCCCCTGCGGCGGTGCCAGCTATGCGACTTGCTGCGGCCGCTTTCTCGACGGCGCAGCCTTGCCGGACACCGCAGTCGAACTGATGCGCTCGCGCTACACCGCCTATATCCGCTGCGACGAAGCCTGGCTGCGCGCTACCTGGCATCCCGACACACTGCCGGATGAGCCCCTGACCGGCGAAAACGATGTCAAGTGGATCGGGCTGGACATCCGCGCCCATGCGCAGCCGGACAACGGCGATGAGGCAACGGTCGAATTCATCGCCCGCTTCAAGGTCGGCGGCAAGGCCCAGCGACTGCATGAAATCAGCCGTTTTGTGCGCCAGCCGGATGCCTCCGGACGCGCCCGTTGGTACTACCTCGACGGCAGTTTTCCCGGAGCATGA
- a CDS encoding 2-hydroxychromene-2-carboxylate isomerase has product MSTALDFYFDFSSPYGYFGATKIEALAAAAGREVEWHPLLLGAIFKNIGTASLVSVPLKGPYSLHDMQRSARFHGIPFRMPDTFPVSTQIAARAMLWIKQHLGKAVATQFALAVYHAYFYDNQDIGSLPLILDIAAANGADRPQLEAALAQDEIKNALKASIEAALERGVFGAPFVIVDGEAFWGLDRFEQLAAFLKNGSI; this is encoded by the coding sequence ATGTCCACCGCCCTCGATTTTTATTTTGATTTCAGCTCCCCCTACGGCTATTTCGGCGCCACCAAAATTGAAGCCTTGGCCGCCGCCGCTGGCCGGGAAGTCGAATGGCATCCGCTCCTGCTCGGCGCGATCTTCAAGAACATCGGCACCGCGTCGCTGGTGTCCGTCCCACTGAAAGGCCCGTACTCACTGCATGACATGCAACGCAGCGCGCGTTTCCACGGCATCCCTTTCCGCATGCCGGACACGTTCCCGGTCAGCACCCAGATCGCTGCTCGCGCCATGCTGTGGATCAAACAACACCTGGGCAAGGCCGTCGCTACCCAATTTGCGCTGGCGGTTTACCACGCTTATTTTTACGACAATCAGGATATCGGCAGCCTGCCCCTCATCCTCGACATCGCCGCTGCAAACGGTGCTGATCGCCCGCAACTGGAAGCCGCCCTCGCACAAGACGAAATCAAGAATGCCTTGAAAGCCTCCATAGAAGCCGCACTGGAACGCGGCGTCTTTGGCGCGCCCTTTGTGATTGTCGATGGCGAAGCCTTCTGGGGACTGGATCGCTTCGAGCAATTAGCCGCCTTCCTGAAAAACGGCAGTATCTGA
- the aceK gene encoding bifunctional isocitrate dehydrogenase kinase/phosphatase — translation MPATAFPKLLSSQIAFDTARTILDGFDKHYRLFRAASQAAQGYFETCDWPTAQAAARARIAFYDQRVAECVQTLEDEYEPVDLSDEVWREVKLHYIGLLIEHKQPELAETFFNSVCCKLLHRTYFNNDFIFVRPAVSTEYLDGDEPTPFYRAYYPATDGLHYTLTRILTNFQLHCPFADLEHDVGHVEQRLHSLLGQEFKVDFQIQVLSSLFYRNKGAYLVGKIINDGREYPFVLPILHNRQGELFIDAVLTDTAMLSLLFSFTRAYFMVDMEVPSATVQFLRTLLPGKPRSEIYTLLGLQKLGKALFYRDFLRHLHHSSDRFDIAPGIRGMVMVVFALPSFPYVFKVIRDHFAPPKETTQALVREKYLLVKYHDRVGRMADTLEYSSVAFPRARFPDDLLSELQRAAPSMIEEEGDQIIIRHLYIERRMTPLNLYLAEAGQSGNLAQLEHGIIEYGNAIKELIAANIFPGDMLYKNFGVTRQGRVVFYDYDEIEYLTDCRFRTIPTPRNEEDEMAAEPWYPIARNDVFPEQFGAFLLGNPDIKRLFLQYHADLLSAAYWQQHQQRIAEGHLYDVFPYPQEIRFSHLSHFLVTT, via the coding sequence ATGCCCGCCACCGCCTTCCCCAAACTGCTATCGTCGCAAATCGCGTTCGACACGGCGCGCACGATCCTGGACGGGTTCGACAAGCATTACCGCCTGTTCCGCGCGGCCAGTCAGGCGGCGCAAGGCTATTTTGAAACCTGCGACTGGCCCACCGCCCAAGCCGCTGCCCGCGCCCGGATTGCCTTTTACGACCAGCGCGTCGCGGAATGCGTGCAAACGCTGGAAGACGAATACGAACCGGTCGATCTCAGCGACGAGGTCTGGCGCGAAGTCAAACTGCATTACATCGGTCTGCTGATTGAACACAAGCAACCGGAACTGGCGGAAACCTTCTTCAATTCGGTCTGCTGCAAACTGCTGCACCGTACCTACTTCAATAACGATTTCATCTTCGTCCGACCCGCGGTGTCCACCGAGTATCTGGACGGCGACGAACCGACGCCGTTCTACCGCGCCTATTACCCGGCGACAGACGGCCTGCACTACACGCTCACACGCATCCTCACCAATTTTCAGTTGCACTGTCCGTTCGCCGATCTGGAGCACGACGTCGGCCATGTCGAACAGCGGCTGCACAGCTTGCTGGGCCAGGAATTCAAAGTCGACTTCCAGATTCAGGTGTTGTCGAGCCTGTTCTATCGCAACAAAGGGGCCTATCTGGTCGGCAAGATCATCAACGATGGCCGCGAATACCCCTTCGTACTGCCGATTTTGCACAACCGTCAGGGCGAACTGTTCATCGACGCCGTACTGACCGACACCGCCATGCTCTCGCTGCTGTTTTCTTTTACCCGCGCATATTTCATGGTCGATATGGAAGTGCCGTCGGCCACGGTGCAATTCCTGCGCACCCTGCTGCCGGGCAAACCGCGCAGCGAGATTTACACCCTTCTCGGCCTGCAAAAACTGGGCAAGGCGCTGTTCTACCGCGACTTTTTACGCCATCTGCATCATTCCTCCGACCGTTTCGATATCGCCCCCGGCATTCGCGGCATGGTGATGGTGGTGTTCGCGCTGCCCTCGTTTCCCTATGTATTCAAGGTCATCCGCGACCATTTCGCCCCGCCGAAGGAAACCACCCAGGCGCTGGTGCGCGAAAAATACCTGCTGGTCAAATACCACGACCGCGTCGGCCGCATGGCCGATACCCTGGAATATTCCAGCGTCGCTTTTCCCCGCGCCCGCTTCCCGGACGACTTGCTGAGCGAACTCCAGCGCGCCGCGCCGTCCATGATCGAAGAAGAAGGCGATCAGATCATCATTCGCCACCTGTACATCGAACGCCGCATGACGCCACTCAACCTGTATCTGGCCGAGGCCGGACAAAGCGGCAACTTGGCGCAACTGGAACACGGCATCATCGAATACGGCAATGCCATCAAGGAACTGATCGCGGCCAACATCTTCCCCGGCGACATGCTCTACAAGAACTTCGGCGTTACACGGCAGGGCCGCGTCGTGTTTTACGATTACGATGAAATCGAATACCTGACCGATTGCCGCTTCCGCACCATTCCGACGCCACGCAACGAAGAAGACGAAATGGCCGCCGAACCCTGGTACCCGATCGCCCGCAACGATGTATTCCCTGAGCAGTTCGGCGCGTTCCTGCTCGGTAACCCGGACATCAAACGCCTGTTCCTCCAATACCATGCCGATCTGCTCAGCGCCGCCTACTGGCAGCAGCATCAGCAACGGATTGCCGAAGGTCACCTGTACGATGTCTTTCCTTATCCGCAAGAAATCCGTTTCAGCCACCTTAGCCACTTTTTAGTCACTACTTAG
- a CDS encoding isovaleryl-CoA dehydrogenase, with protein sequence MIHLPGMTFDHGEDIAALRASIAQFAQTEIAPRAAEIDRNDQFPMDLWKKMGDLGVLGITADEEYGGAGMGYLAHIVALEEISRASASVGLSYGAHSNLCVNQIQRNGNAAQKQRYLPKLISGDFIGALAMSEPNAGSDVVSMKLRADLKGDRYVLNGSKMWITNGPDADVMVVYAKTDLAAGARGITAFLVEKNFPGFSVAQKLDKLGMRGSHTGELVFRDCEVPAENILGGIGEGVKVLMSGLDFERAVLAGGPLGIMQACMDVVVPYLHERKQFGQAIGEFQLMQGKIADMYSTMMACKSYVYAVGQACERATAPGAARALRKDAAGAILYAAEKATWMAGEAIQALGGNGYINEYAVGRLWRDAKLYEIGAGTSEIRRMLIGRELFAETC encoded by the coding sequence ATGATCCACTTACCCGGCATGACCTTTGACCACGGCGAAGATATCGCCGCCCTGCGCGCCAGCATCGCGCAATTCGCCCAGACAGAAATCGCCCCCCGCGCAGCGGAAATCGACCGCAACGACCAGTTCCCTATGGACCTGTGGAAAAAAATGGGCGATCTGGGCGTACTGGGCATCACCGCAGACGAAGAGTACGGCGGTGCCGGCATGGGTTATCTGGCGCATATCGTCGCGCTGGAAGAAATCTCCCGCGCCTCCGCCTCGGTCGGCCTCTCCTACGGCGCGCACTCCAACCTGTGCGTCAACCAGATTCAGCGCAACGGCAATGCCGCGCAAAAACAGCGCTACCTGCCCAAGCTGATCAGCGGCGACTTCATCGGCGCGCTGGCCATGTCGGAACCGAATGCCGGCTCCGACGTCGTCAGCATGAAACTGCGGGCCGACCTCAAGGGCGATCGCTACGTCCTCAACGGCAGCAAAATGTGGATCACCAACGGCCCCGACGCCGATGTGATGGTGGTCTATGCCAAGACCGACCTCGCCGCCGGCGCACGCGGCATCACCGCCTTCCTGGTGGAAAAGAATTTCCCCGGCTTCAGCGTGGCGCAAAAACTCGACAAACTCGGCATGCGCGGCTCGCATACCGGCGAACTGGTGTTCCGCGATTGCGAAGTTCCGGCGGAAAACATCCTGGGCGGCATTGGCGAAGGCGTCAAAGTTCTGATGTCAGGACTCGATTTCGAACGCGCCGTGCTGGCCGGCGGCCCGCTGGGCATCATGCAGGCCTGCATGGATGTCGTCGTGCCCTACCTGCACGAGCGCAAGCAATTCGGTCAGGCCATCGGTGAATTCCAGCTGATGCAAGGAAAAATCGCCGACATGTATTCGACCATGATGGCCTGCAAATCCTATGTTTACGCGGTCGGTCAGGCCTGTGAACGCGCCACCGCCCCCGGTGCCGCACGCGCCCTGCGCAAGGACGCCGCCGGTGCCATTCTGTACGCCGCCGAAAAAGCGACCTGGATGGCGGGCGAAGCCATTCAGGCGCTGGGCGGCAACGGCTACATCAATGAATACGCCGTGGGCCGCTTGTGGCGCGACGCCAAGCTCTACGAAATCGGTGCCGGCACCAGTGAAATCCGTCGCATGCTGATCGGCCGCGAACTGTTCGCCGAAACCTGCTAA
- a CDS encoding MerR family DNA-binding transcriptional regulator, with protein MPTYTITELAQEFDITPRAIRFYEDQGLLSPKREGAGGRNRVYPARERTRLKLTLRGKRLGLSLSEIKTLVDMYDSPKDSTVQLQQFLLVLAEHRQKLEQQREDLDLTLDEISGHEAQCRELLSARGLPQEPTA; from the coding sequence ATGCCCACCTACACCATCACCGAGCTGGCGCAAGAATTCGACATCACGCCGCGCGCCATCCGCTTCTATGAAGATCAGGGACTGCTCAGTCCGAAACGCGAAGGCGCAGGCGGCCGCAACCGCGTCTATCCCGCCCGCGAGCGCACCCGGCTCAAACTGACTTTGCGCGGCAAGCGGCTGGGATTATCGCTTTCGGAAATCAAGACCCTGGTCGACATGTACGACTCACCGAAAGACTCCACCGTCCAGCTGCAGCAATTTCTGCTGGTACTGGCCGAGCATAGGCAAAAACTCGAACAGCAACGCGAAGACCTCGATCTGACGCTGGATGAAATCAGCGGCCATGAAGCGCAATGCCGGGAATTGCTCAGCGCCCGGGGTCTGCCGCAGGAGCCGACCGCTTGA
- a CDS encoding MBL fold metallo-hydrolase, which produces MNALESQLDYAFGDTLPAIGSTLEVAPGVLWLRMALPFALDHINLWLLEDELEGPNGLRKGWTVIDCGIANDATRAAWEHIFETQLRGLPILRVISTHCHPDHVGLADWLCQRWKVALWMTGGEYLAARVMSAGLPGADGTASLPHFQRHGLKDPELVTKLGGRNNYYAAMVPSVPESYFRMHDGQTVQIGGRGWNVITGFGHAPEHASLYCAELGVLISGDMVLPRISTNISVLAIEPESNPVQQYLDSLKKYATLPANTLVLPSHGKPFRGLPIRITQLNDHHAARLAEVLEACAIPCSAVDILPVMFKRPLDTHQLSFALGEALAHLHQLWFVGLLRRELGTDQVFRFQALAA; this is translated from the coding sequence ATGAATGCACTTGAATCCCAGCTCGACTACGCTTTCGGCGATACGCTGCCCGCTATCGGCAGCACGCTCGAAGTCGCTCCCGGCGTCTTGTGGTTGCGCATGGCTTTGCCGTTTGCGCTGGATCACATCAATCTGTGGTTGCTGGAAGACGAACTGGAAGGGCCGAACGGCCTGCGCAAGGGCTGGACCGTCATCGATTGCGGCATTGCCAACGACGCCACGCGCGCGGCGTGGGAACACATCTTCGAGACCCAATTGCGCGGACTACCGATTTTGCGCGTGATTTCCACGCACTGCCATCCCGATCATGTCGGTCTGGCCGACTGGCTGTGCCAGCGCTGGAAGGTGGCGCTGTGGATGACGGGCGGGGAATACCTTGCTGCGCGTGTGATGTCGGCGGGTTTGCCGGGGGCGGATGGCACGGCCTCGTTACCGCATTTTCAGCGTCACGGCTTGAAAGACCCGGAACTGGTGACCAAGCTGGGTGGACGCAATAATTACTATGCGGCTATGGTGCCGTCGGTGCCGGAGTCGTATTTCCGGATGCACGACGGGCAGACGGTGCAGATAGGGGGGCGTGGCTGGAACGTCATTACCGGTTTTGGCCATGCGCCGGAACATGCGTCACTCTATTGCGCCGAGCTGGGCGTGCTGATTTCGGGCGACATGGTCTTGCCGCGCATTTCGACCAATATATCGGTCCTGGCGATCGAACCGGAATCCAATCCGGTGCAGCAATATCTGGATTCATTGAAAAAATACGCGACCTTGCCGGCCAATACGCTGGTGCTGCCCTCGCACGGCAAACCGTTTCGCGGCTTGCCTATCCGCATTACTCAGCTCAACGACCATCACGCAGCGCGTCTGGCCGAAGTGCTGGAAGCCTGCGCGATTCCTTGCTCGGCGGTCGACATACTGCCGGTGATGTTCAAGCGGCCGCTCGACACGCACCAGCTCTCGTTTGCGCTGGGCGAGGCGCTGGCGCATTTGCATCAACTCTGGTTTGTGGGTTTGTTGCGACGGGAATTGGGGACGGATCAGGTGTTTCGTTTTCAGGCGTTGGCCGCCTGA
- the def gene encoding peptide deformylase, which produces MALLNILRYPDPRLHKHAAPVTVFDARLKRLIADMADTMYEAPGVGLAASQVDVHSQVIVVDVSDAGNALQAFINPKIIWASAETKVYDEGCLSVPGIYDGVERPASIKVRAHDSDGKSFEIEADGLLAVCIQHEMDHLIGKVFVEYLSPLKRNRIKTKMLKEERDAKRDQR; this is translated from the coding sequence ATGGCTTTACTTAATATTCTCCGCTACCCCGATCCGCGCCTGCACAAGCACGCCGCGCCAGTCACTGTGTTTGACGCGCGCCTGAAACGGCTGATCGCCGACATGGCCGACACCATGTACGAAGCCCCCGGCGTCGGTCTGGCCGCGTCGCAGGTCGATGTCCACTCGCAGGTCATCGTTGTGGACGTCTCAGACGCCGGCAATGCCTTGCAGGCCTTCATCAATCCTAAAATTATCTGGGCCAGCGCGGAAACCAAAGTCTACGATGAAGGCTGCCTGTCGGTACCCGGCATTTACGACGGCGTCGAACGCCCGGCCAGCATCAAGGTGCGGGCGCACGATAGCGATGGCAAGTCATTCGAGATTGAGGCCGATGGCTTGCTGGCGGTCTGCATCCAGCATGAAATGGATCATCTGATTGGCAAGGTCTTCGTGGAATACCTGTCACCGCTCAAGCGCAACCGCATCAAGACCAAAATGCTCAAGGAAGAGCGCGACGCCAAGCGCGATCAGCGCTAA
- the dprA gene encoding DNA-processing protein DprA gives MMPQGHAVVGTDAAELGTWLRLQQTPGVGALTARQLLSAFGLPQQIFAASVGDLRQVVSERIALALHAPLSEKDKALLARSLEWVAQPDHHVLTLADTAYPQALLEIPDPPLLLYVKGQASLLHGAALAVVGSRNATTQGMLNAEHFSAALSQVGMTIISGMALGIDTAAHLGALRGSGSTVAVIGTGADLVYPARNRGLAHSIAAQGCIVSEYALGTPAIASNFPRRNRLISGLARGVLVVEAAMQSGSLITARMAAEQGREVFAIPGSIHSPLSKGCHALIRQGAKLVESAEHVLEEFGAFRRVCAQPSAEVAANKSVTTPETLQFLQGMGHDPVSADTLSLRSGLPMAALQARLLELELAGVIEMLPGGLYSRLAIDR, from the coding sequence ATGATGCCGCAGGGGCATGCTGTTGTGGGTACGGATGCAGCCGAGCTGGGTACCTGGTTGCGGTTGCAGCAAACGCCCGGCGTTGGCGCACTCACGGCCCGTCAACTGCTGAGCGCTTTCGGTTTGCCGCAGCAAATCTTCGCCGCATCGGTGGGCGACCTGAGGCAGGTGGTATCAGAGCGTATCGCGCTGGCGCTGCATGCCCCGCTTTCTGAAAAAGACAAGGCCCTGCTGGCGCGCAGCCTGGAATGGGTGGCGCAGCCAGATCATCATGTCCTCACGCTGGCCGACACCGCTTACCCACAGGCCCTGCTGGAGATCCCCGACCCGCCCTTGCTGTTGTATGTGAAGGGGCAGGCGTCCTTATTGCACGGTGCGGCGCTGGCGGTGGTAGGCAGCCGCAATGCAACCACGCAGGGCATGTTGAACGCCGAGCATTTTTCCGCCGCACTGAGTCAGGTGGGGATGACGATTATTTCCGGCATGGCGCTGGGCATCGATACCGCCGCCCATCTGGGTGCCTTGCGTGGCAGTGGCTCGACGGTGGCGGTGATCGGCACCGGGGCCGACCTGGTGTATCCGGCCCGTAACCGGGGACTGGCGCACAGCATTGCCGCGCAAGGCTGCATCGTGAGCGAATATGCGCTCGGCACACCGGCCATCGCCAGCAATTTCCCGCGCCGCAACCGGCTGATTTCGGGTCTGGCGCGCGGGGTGTTGGTGGTGGAGGCGGCGATGCAGTCGGGGTCGCTGATTACCGCCCGCATGGCCGCGGAACAGGGACGAGAGGTGTTCGCCATTCCCGGTTCGATTCACTCCCCTTTGTCCAAGGGCTGCCATGCCCTGATACGGCAAGGAGCGAAACTGGTCGAATCGGCCGAGCATGTGCTGGAAGAATTCGGCGCATTCCGGCGAGTGTGCGCGCAGCCATCTGCTGAAGTTGCTGCAAATAAATCGGTAACGACGCCAGAGACCTTGCAGTTTTTGCAAGGCATGGGGCACGACCCTGTAAGTGCCGATACCCTCTCCCTACGCAGTGGCCTGCCTATGGCGGCACTACAGGCGCGCTTGCTGGAACTGGAACTTGCCGGAGTGATAGAAATGTTGCCGGGCGGCTTATATAGTCGTTTGGCAATTGATCGATAA
- a CDS encoding DUF494 domain-containing protein, protein MFDVLVYLYETYYRPDACPDSAALAKKLSAIGFEEEEISKALGWLTDLAESTHEYAITYPQQTAFSFGIRIYAEQEMEALGTAAIGFIQFLESAKMLNPVQREIVIDRALAIGDTPVPLDRVKVIVLMVLWSQGKEPDGLMFDELFLDDEDAEPRLLH, encoded by the coding sequence ATGTTTGATGTCCTCGTCTATCTCTATGAAACGTATTACCGGCCCGACGCCTGCCCTGATTCCGCTGCGTTGGCGAAAAAGCTGTCGGCCATCGGTTTCGAGGAAGAAGAAATCAGTAAAGCGCTAGGTTGGTTAACCGATCTGGCGGAATCGACGCATGAGTATGCGATCACGTATCCGCAACAAACCGCCTTTTCCTTCGGCATCCGCATTTACGCCGAGCAAGAGATGGAAGCACTCGGCACGGCCGCCATCGGATTTATCCAGTTTCTGGAGTCGGCCAAAATGCTCAATCCGGTGCAACGAGAAATTGTGATCGACCGGGCGCTGGCCATTGGCGATACGCCGGTTCCGCTCGACAGAGTCAAAGTCATTGTGCTGATGGTCTTGTGGAGCCAGGGCAAAGAGCCGGACGGCCTGATGTTCGACGAGCTTTTCCTCGACGATGAAGACGCCGAGCCGCGGCTGCTACACTAA
- a CDS encoding DNA topoisomerase III, with amino-acid sequence MSKTLIIAEKPSVANDIAKTLGGFTKHDEYFESDEYVLSSAVGHLLEIAVPEEFDVKRGKWSFANLPMIPPHFAVNPIVKTEARLKVLNRLIKRKDVTALINACDAGREGELIFRLIAQYTKAKQPVKRLWLQSMTPGAIRDGFAHLREDADMLPLADAARCRSEADWLIGINGTRAMTAFNSKEGGFYLTTVGRVQTPTLSIVVEREEKIKKFVSRDFWEVRAEFICAAGLYEGRWLDKSHKKDETDPEKRPERLWSKAAAESIVAACRNKIGNVTEESKPTTQMAPGLFDLTSLQREANSRFGFSAKNTLGLAQALYEKHKALTYPRTDSRHLPEDYIDTVKQTVDALSENNNYQPFSSKILKNGWIKPNKRIFDNTKISDHFAIIPTPQVPKNLSEPEQKLYDLVTRRFMAVFFPAAEFQVTTRFTEVSGHQFKTEGKVMTNPGWLAIYGKEVQDEKEEGSGTLVAVAKDEKVKTESVVANGLVTKPPARYTEATLLSAMEGAGKLLDSEELRDAMAGKGLGTPATRAATIEGLLYEKYILREGREIMPTAKAFQLMTLLHGLGVHELTEPELTGEWEQKLAQMERGKISREEFMREIAQMTQVIVKRAKEYTNDTIPGDYATLHTPCPNCGAVVKENYRRFACTKCEFSMSKVPGGRQFEIPEVEDLLEKRTIGPLQGFRSKMGRPFAAILKISRDEEIKNFKLEFDFGQNDGEGEDGEAVDFSQQTPLAPCPKCGNGVFEMGLAYVCEMSMAKPKACDFRSGRIILQQEILPEQMVKLLTEGKTDLLPGFVSQRTRRPFKAFLVRGADGKVSFEFEPRKAKAPAKGKAAAVADEGEDGAAPVAAKATKAVAKKPVKKAAVKAVKKPAAKKPALKKPVAKKVATA; translated from the coding sequence ATGAGCAAGACCCTCATCATCGCCGAGAAGCCTTCTGTCGCGAACGACATCGCGAAGACGCTCGGCGGCTTTACCAAGCACGATGAGTACTTTGAATCGGACGAATACGTCCTGTCGTCGGCCGTCGGTCACTTGCTGGAAATCGCCGTTCCGGAAGAATTCGACGTCAAACGCGGCAAATGGAGCTTCGCCAATCTGCCGATGATTCCGCCGCATTTCGCCGTTAATCCCATCGTCAAGACTGAAGCGCGGCTGAAGGTGCTCAATCGCCTGATCAAGCGCAAGGATGTCACCGCACTGATTAACGCCTGCGATGCCGGACGGGAAGGCGAATTGATTTTCCGCCTGATTGCGCAGTACACCAAGGCAAAACAGCCGGTCAAGCGACTCTGGCTGCAATCGATGACGCCGGGCGCGATCCGCGACGGTTTCGCTCACTTGCGGGAAGATGCCGACATGCTGCCGCTGGCCGACGCTGCGCGCTGCCGCAGTGAAGCCGACTGGCTGATCGGTATCAACGGCACCCGCGCCATGACCGCCTTCAATTCGAAAGAAGGCGGTTTTTACCTGACGACCGTGGGCCGGGTGCAAACGCCGACGCTGTCGATCGTGGTCGAACGCGAAGAGAAAATCAAAAAATTCGTTTCCCGCGATTTCTGGGAAGTGCGCGCCGAATTCATTTGCGCCGCCGGTTTGTACGAAGGTCGCTGGCTGGACAAGTCGCACAAGAAAGACGAAACCGATCCCGAAAAACGCCCTGAGCGCTTGTGGAGCAAGGCGGCCGCTGAATCGATCGTCGCCGCCTGCCGCAACAAAATCGGCAACGTCACGGAAGAATCCAAGCCGACTACGCAGATGGCCCCCGGTCTGTTCGATCTGACCAGTCTGCAGCGCGAAGCCAACTCGCGCTTCGGCTTTTCCGCCAAGAACACGCTAGGACTGGCTCAGGCCTTGTACGAAAAGCACAAGGCGCTGACCTATCCCCGTACCGACTCCCGCCATCTGCCGGAGGATTACATCGACACCGTCAAGCAGACGGTCGATGCCTTGTCGGAAAACAATAATTACCAGCCGTTCTCATCGAAAATCCTGAAAAACGGCTGGATCAAGCCGAACAAGCGCATTTTCGATAACACCAAAATCAGCGATCACTTCGCCATCATTCCTACGCCGCAAGTGCCGAAGAATTTGTCGGAGCCGGAACAGAAACTCTACGACCTGGTCACGCGGCGCTTCATGGCGGTATTTTTCCCCGCGGCCGAATTTCAGGTCACGACCCGTTTTACCGAGGTGTCCGGTCATCAGTTCAAGACCGAAGGCAAGGTCATGACCAATCCGGGCTGGCTGGCGATTTACGGCAAGGAAGTGCAGGACGAGAAGGAAGAAGGCAGCGGCACGCTGGTCGCCGTGGCCAAGGATGAGAAGGTCAAGACCGAATCGGTCGTGGCCAACGGACTGGTCACCAAGCCGCCCGCCCGCTATACCGAAGCCACGCTGCTGTCGGCCATGGAAGGTGCGGGCAAGCTGCTCGATTCGGAAGAACTGCGCGATGCGATGGCCGGCAAGGGCCTCGGTACGCCAGCGACACGCGCCGCGACCATCGAAGGTTTGCTGTACGAAAAATACATCCTGCGCGAAGGCCGGGAAATTATGCCGACGGCCAAGGCGTTTCAGTTAATGACGCTGCTGCACGGCCTGGGCGTGCATGAACTGACCGAACCTGAGTTGACCGGCGAGTGGGAACAAAAGCTGGCACAGATGGAGCGGGGCAAGATCAGCCGCGAAGAATTCATGCGTGAAATCGCGCAGATGACGCAAGTCATCGTCAAGCGCGCCAAGGAATATACCAACGACACCATCCCGGGCGATTATGCGACGCTGCATACGCCGTGTCCGAATTGCGGCGCGGTGGTGAAAGAGAATTACCGGCGTTTTGCCTGCACCAAATGCGAATTTTCGATGAGCAAGGTGCCGGGCGGACGCCAGTTTGAAATTCCTGAAGTCGAAGACTTGCTCGAAAAACGGACCATCGGTCCCTTGCAGGGCTTCCGCTCCAAGATGGGACGGCCATTCGCCGCCATCCTGAAAATTTCACGCGACGAAGAAATCAAAAACTTCAAGCTGGAATTCGATTTCGGCCAGAACGATGGCGAAGGCGAAGATGGCGAAGCCGTCGATTTCAGCCAGCAGACTCCGCTGGCTCCCTGCCCGAAATGCGGCAATGGCGTGTTCGAAATGGGACTGGCCTATGTCTGCGAAATGAGCATGGCCAAGCCCAAGGCCTGCGATTTCCGCAGCGGCCGCATCATCTTGCAGCAGGAAATCCTGCCCGAGCAGATGGTCAAGTTGCTGACTGAAGGCAAGACCGATCTGCTGCCGGGATTTGTTTCGCAGCGCACGCGTCGGCCTTTCAAGGCATTCCTGGTGCGTGGCGCGGACGGCAAAGTCAGTTTCGAATTCGAACCGCGCAAAGCCAAAGCGCCGGCCAAGGGCAAGGCCGCTGCGGTGGCCGATGAGGGCGAAGACGGTGCTGCGCCGGTTGCCGCCAAGGCGACGAAAGCGGTTGCTAAAAAACCGGTGAAGAAAGCGGCTGTCAAGGCAGTCAAAAAGCCGGCCGCTAAAAAGCCCGCCCTGAAAAAACCGGTAGCTAAAAAAGTGGCTACGGCCTGA